One Capsicum annuum cultivar UCD-10X-F1 chromosome 2, UCD10Xv1.1, whole genome shotgun sequence genomic window carries:
- the LOC107854134 gene encoding salicylic acid-binding protein 2, which translates to MEPVKKQGKHFVLVHGACHGSWCWYKVKPLLEAAGQKITTLDMAASGIDLRKIEQLRTLHDYTLPLMELMESLPEEEKVILVGHSLGGMNLSLAMEKYPQKIYAAVFLAALLPDAVHTSSYVLDQFLERTPANNWLDTQFQSYGSPEEPLTSIFFGPKFLSSHLYQLCSPEDLALAISLMRPSSLFKEDLSKTKYFTDEGYGSVKKVYIICTEDKVTSKEFQQWQTDNISGTEVKELIGADHMAMLSMPKQLSASLLEIAHKYN; encoded by the exons ATGGAACCTGTCAAGAAACAAGGAAAACATTTTGTTTTGGTACATGGTGCATGCCATGGAAGTTGGTGTTGGTACAAGGTAAAGCCCCTGCTAGAGGCTGCCGGCCAAAAGATCACAACTCTTGACATGGCAGCCTCTGGCATTGATTTGAGAAAAATAGAGCAACTCCGCACACTTCATGATTACACCTTGCCATTGATGGAGTTGATGGAATCCCTTCCAGAAGAGGAGAAagtcatactagttgggcatagTCTTGGTGGTATGAATTTGTCACTTGCTATGGAAAAATACCCACAAAAGATTTATGCTGCTGTTTTCTTGGCTGCCCTCCTGCCTGATGCTGTTCACACGTCCTCCTATGTTTTGGATCAG TTCCTTGAGCGGACACCAGCAAACAATTGGTTGGACACCCAGTTTCAATCATATGGTTCCCCTGAAGAGCCTCTGACATCCATATTTTTTGGCCCCAAGTTCTTGTCTTCCCATCTTTATCAATTATGTTCTCCTGAG GATCTTGCATTAGCAATATCATTGATGAGACCAAGCTCTCTATTTAAGGAAGATTTGTCAAAGACGAAGTATTTCACGGATGAAGGATATGGATCAGTGAAGAAAGTATATATAATCTGCACGGAGGATAAAGTTACATCAAAAGAGTTTCAGCAATGGCAAACTGACAACATTAGTGGCACAGAAGTAAAGGAGCTTATAGGTGCTGATCACATGGCAATGCTAAGCATGCCCAAACAACTTTCTGCCAGTCTATTGGAGATTGCACATAAATATAACTGA